The Desertifilum tharense IPPAS B-1220 genome contains a region encoding:
- a CDS encoding DUF4168 domain-containing protein — MNLPVFAQDLPQATGGKEQTAQSSQTLRLNLDASTIPAEKVSQFAKAYLQVLALIEGQQAQLHAAETEVEFHRKEREIQDQAFAIIEQVGLTKSEYLQLLNLANIDPEFGERVAVQLQEISSK; from the coding sequence ATGAATCTGCCCGTTTTTGCCCAAGATTTACCTCAAGCCACAGGGGGTAAAGAACAGACAGCACAGTCATCCCAGACTCTCCGCCTCAATCTAGACGCCAGTACGATTCCCGCCGAGAAGGTAAGCCAGTTTGCCAAAGCATATTTACAAGTCTTAGCATTAATCGAGGGTCAGCAAGCACAACTACACGCAGCGGAAACCGAAGTAGAGTTTCATCGCAAGGAACGCGAAATTCAAGACCAAGCGTTCGCAATTATTGAACAAGTTGGCTTAACAAAGTCAGAGTATCTCCAACTCCTCAATCTAGCAAATATCGACCCAGAGTTCGGCGAACGAGTCGCCGTACAACTTCAAGAAATTAGCAGCAAGTGA
- the hisS gene encoding histidine--tRNA ligase, translated as MGVIKALRGTRDILPDEVNYWQFVEATARQILANASYLEIRTPIFEATELFARGIGEATDVVGKEMYTFTSRGDNPYSITLRPEGTAGVVRSYIEQGLHTQGVQRLWYTGPMFRYERPQAGRQRQFHQLGVEVLGSADSRADAEVIALATHILQALGLKHLKLDLNSVGSPEDRAAYRSALIDYLTPYKDDLDEDSQDRLTRNPLRILDSKDQRTQEITQNAPILLDYLSDYSKHHFEKVQQLLTQLGITYQINPRLVRGLDYYTHTAFEIQSDDLGAQATVCGGGRYDGLVAELGGPQTPAVGWAMGLERLMILLQQIQQTPAKVVDFYLVSRGEVAEMQSLQLANKLRQMGFSVELDLSGAAFKKQFARADKSGAVACLILGDEEAASETVKFKWMATKEQTAIAQAELFANPDTLRQQLIAHR; from the coding sequence ATGGGAGTTATTAAAGCATTACGCGGAACGCGCGATATTTTGCCAGATGAGGTGAATTACTGGCAATTTGTGGAAGCAACCGCCCGCCAAATTCTAGCTAACGCCAGCTATCTAGAAATTCGCACCCCCATCTTTGAAGCAACGGAACTGTTTGCGCGGGGAATTGGCGAAGCCACGGATGTGGTAGGGAAGGAAATGTACACCTTCACCAGTCGCGGGGACAATCCGTATTCTATTACCCTGCGCCCGGAAGGAACGGCAGGTGTTGTCCGTTCTTACATCGAACAAGGCTTACACACCCAAGGCGTGCAGCGCCTGTGGTACACTGGCCCCATGTTCCGCTACGAACGCCCCCAAGCTGGACGCCAGCGGCAATTTCATCAACTTGGCGTTGAGGTGTTAGGGAGTGCGGATAGCCGTGCGGATGCAGAGGTTATTGCTTTAGCTACGCATATCTTACAAGCGTTGGGCTTAAAACACCTGAAACTAGACCTCAATTCGGTGGGAAGCCCAGAGGATCGCGCTGCCTATCGCAGTGCTTTGATTGACTATTTAACGCCCTATAAAGATGATTTAGATGAGGATTCTCAGGATCGCTTAACCCGAAACCCTCTCAGGATTTTAGATAGCAAAGACCAGCGGACGCAAGAAATTACCCAGAATGCACCGATTTTGTTAGACTATCTCAGCGATTACTCCAAGCATCATTTTGAGAAGGTTCAGCAACTCCTGACTCAATTGGGTATTACTTATCAAATTAACCCGCGTTTAGTCCGAGGCCTAGATTATTACACCCATACCGCCTTTGAAATTCAATCGGATGATTTGGGGGCGCAAGCAACGGTTTGTGGTGGCGGACGTTACGATGGGTTAGTTGCAGAATTGGGTGGTCCCCAAACGCCCGCCGTGGGTTGGGCGATGGGTTTAGAACGCTTGATGATTTTGTTGCAGCAAATTCAACAAACCCCTGCTAAAGTTGTTGATTTTTACCTGGTTTCGCGGGGAGAAGTGGCGGAAATGCAGTCGCTACAACTTGCTAATAAGCTGCGTCAAATGGGGTTCTCGGTGGAGTTAGATTTAAGCGGGGCGGCGTTTAAGAAACAGTTTGCCCGCGCTGATAAAAGTGGGGCGGTTGCCTGTTTAATTCTGGGGGATGAGGAAGCCGCCAGCGAAACGGTAAAATTCAAGTGGATGGCGACAAAAGAACAAACTGCGATCGCGCAAGCGGAATTATTCGCTAATCCTGATACTTTACGCCAGCAATTGATCGCCCATCGTTAA
- a CDS encoding helix-turn-helix transcriptional regulator, whose protein sequence is MAGGESGSSITLSDRELQVIELVAAGLTNENIAEKLEISKRTVDNHISNILTKTATGNRTALVLWALQQGKVCIDQWNCCVLPDHSTQSVNHPVSQEHHPEDF, encoded by the coding sequence ATGGCTGGTGGCGAGTCTGGATCTTCCATAACCCTCTCAGATCGCGAACTGCAAGTCATCGAATTGGTAGCGGCAGGCTTAACCAATGAGAACATTGCTGAAAAGCTGGAAATCAGCAAGCGGACTGTAGATAACCATATCAGTAATATTTTGACCAAGACCGCCACAGGCAATCGGACTGCCTTGGTGCTTTGGGCGCTTCAGCAAGGGAAAGTTTGTATCGATCAGTGGAACTGTTGCGTGTTACCCGATCATTCTACCCAATCCGTTAACCATCCCGTTAGTCAGGAACATCACCCAGAGGACTTTTAA